DNA from Cyprinus carpio isolate SPL01 chromosome B3, ASM1834038v1, whole genome shotgun sequence:
acctgGATCGGTAATTATGTAacaaaaggaataaataaaagcTATAGCTTTCGAAAAATATTACCTGTTTACATGCACTTAAAATATGTagattaatagttttatattaatatgcaacACAtagattcatattttaatatgcgTGCATTGGTTTCTATTTAGGTTCATGCTTTAAAacttatgtaataataataataataataaataaataaattaaaagcttaCTAAATGTACATGCACTGACCATACCAGATCTAGAgcaatattttaagatatgtataatgctttaatttatatttaggtTCATGAACCAACAATATATTTACATGCAATCAATATATAGAAACACTATATTTAACGCATTCAATGCATTCATGCACAGAATGTTATCGCGCACGAGGCggatatttaaatgcatttaaatgcatccaTTACAAGACCCTTTCTGTCATGCAATCAGCATGAAACTGCTTTAAGGAGAACATGGTCGCTGTTGCAATACTCCTTTGTTTACATGCAAGTCCTCCTGTTCGGCGGAAGGAGGCTTTTTGGTAATGCAGTGCTATGTGTGATTCCTACCAGCTGTTTCCCGCCTTGAAAGACATCCGAtcagctgcaaacacacacatgcagaaggagggagggaaagagagcgagcgagcgccacacacacacactacgagGGAACCCCATCAGCTGGAAGAGTAGAGTAACCTTACAACTCAACACTCCTCTTACGCGCTCATGCCCCAAATCGGCAGGACACGCACAGCTCTGCTTCTTAAATGAGAAAGAGACACGAagcagctgttttgtttttaaaccgATAAAGTACAAGAAGACTCGAGGAGCCAGAGCTGGAGAGAAGCGGGGAAGCATGGAGTATTTCATGGTACCAGCTCAGAAGGTGCCCTCCTTGCAACATTTCAGGAAAACCGAGAAAGAAGTCATAGGGGGCTTGTGCAGGTACGCGAGAGCctcttttaataaatgtacacacCTATGTGCGCGTTTCTTTAATAGCGCGCCAACAGCAGCTGCGCTACTACGAGAGTAACATGCATGCATGATTTCTGTGTTATTGTGTACATGCGCCTCTCTAGTGGCTTAAGACGGGACGGAGCCCATGCGAGACTCGgttttctaaatttaaaacatCTCGCGGGGGTCTATGGAAGCCCCCTGGCTTGTCAGGTCAGTGTTACCTATGAAATATCTCGGCGAAATCGATGCATTTTGTGTCTAACAAACACAAACCACGTGgttgcatgcacacacaccacGCTGCTGGTCTCGCGCGTGTATTTAATATAACAAACCGCGCTTATTTCGTCCCACCGGTGAATTTGTCGTCATATAGAGGGGTTTGTTGATTAGAAGTGCGTTTGGGTTCGAGTTCGCGTGTTTTTGGGGCTTAAGTTATTGTGGGCAGTGCGGCCATGCTTGTGGCTCGTGCATTTGGCGTCGTCTGTTTCTCATTGCTATCAAATATTAAAAGTCTCCAGACTGCCATTGCGTACGAGTATCCCCCACATACGAGGCTGGAATGGGTGTTAAGCGCGAAAAATCTCGCCGTGCGTGCGGCGGGAGAGAGATCAGATGATATTTGGACTGCGTCGCTGCTGCCGCATGGACGGAGGAAGCGCATTGTTGTAATGGCGGACCGTATCATCCGCGAACACGATGTTTTTTATTTAGGCCAGCGAGTATGTTGATTATCTCGCTCGATGTTACAGTTTCGACCCACTGTGAGTGGAATATGGGGTATTTAGTGGTTCGTAAATTAATAACTGGTGTTATTTTAATAAGGGGGTGTGTATGCTGTTGAAGTAAGGCCCCGTCAATGCGTCTGCGATCCATTCTCAGAAGGGGGCGGGGCCAGTGAGCCGATTAGCGCAGGGCGTTCTGGGAATTGTAGTTTTCCCCCAAAGTAAATCGCATACAAATGATGCGTATGGTCTTAGGTATGTTTGTGCTGCTGTTATTCACTGGACACTTTTTTAGATTTACATGGGTTATCAATATATATATCGGTTGAAGTGATCCAAAGGACACAGAATAGCATGGTTTTGCAATTGTATAAACCACCAAGGTAGTACGTGCGATGTAGTACTTTTGTTGTTGGTTAAATGTTGCCAAACTTATAAAGTATACATATTACTAGCAATCtggcaattatcttttttttctttttggttaaaACCATGTTTAAGTTGTCTGTGTTTGTAAAATGTAGAAAGGAAAGGCAGTTGTTCATTCTCTAATAGTTCTAACATTGTAATTTAAACTGAGggatgcatatttttattttttttaatagcacttaatttatttcataatgtgttaTGCGTAAAAACACCCAGACATATGAGCAGTGCTCAGTAATATTTTATCAATCTTGTCATAAATCATTACAAGTTGTACCCTTGccttttgtcacttttaatcaaatttgttaaaattattattattattaaaacattatttttaaagcattagttgtaaattattattaattactattgttattaagtataattattattaagacattactattattattatataaaaaattattactatgtacttaaataaaatatatatatttattatgtctgccaccattaaataaaatcaaaacccCCCACCCAAAACTCTgatttcaactaaaataaaagtatctTAATTTCCAGAGTATAAACTCCCTTTTGAccattttattttcatgcataaaaGAAGTTGGGTCATATTCAGTGCGTATGGCTGGAAACGGCTGATCTGACCGTATCTCTGGTTCCACAGTTGGCTCTAGTTGTGATTTTGGCATTGGATCTGTTTGTTGGGTTTTGAGCGGCTTGGACGTAAGGAAGCGAGCagggaaacctctctctctctctctcccctcacaATTGTTCCCCGTGTTTGTCCTCATGCAGCTGAGGCACTGCTGATAAGAGAGGCTTTCCACAGATACCCCGTGAGATGCCCAGACAGGGAGGAAGTTCAATTAGGGTTTGATTTCCTCGGCCAAAGCACGCGTGTGATCGTGTGAGGCAGAGATTTCCAGGGGCTCGAATCTAGAGACAATGGGCTTCAATGAGCATTCAGGAAAGTCGATGTTTTCTACTTCGCACtctgatgtttctctctctcaaggTTGCGTCCTGTTTTAGAGATGTAAGCAAAAGGAAAACttacaaaaataattcatttaacacTATTCTACTTTCTTTGAATCTCAGGACACATTGTCCAAAACAAAACACCTTGCCAAGTTTCCTTCATAAAAAGTGCCTTAAAATGGGATAAATGATCATGGTATGGTAGTACCATGGGATTCTTTGAAGTACATTacaggattatttaaaaaaacatgggaTTTCAATATAATAATCAAACAGTGCCATGATATGGATTTTAATTATATACCATTTTAACCTGTTTTTGCCATTTCTTTAAGTGCATGATTGTAATGCATGCTCCGTTATGaggttaaatgtaataattatacttttaaagtaAACTAAAGTGCTGCAATGTCTCCTCTTCACAGCTTAGCAAACATTCCCCTCACGCCAGAGACGGCGCGGGACCAGGAGCGGCGTATTCGGCGGGAAATCGCCAACAGTAACGAGCGCCGGCGCATGCAGAGCATCAACGCTGGCTTCCAGTCTCTGAAAACACTCATCCCGCACAGTGACGGAGAAAAGCTAAGCAAGGTGAGTCCGAGAGCTCTTGTAAACAAACTGGGAAGAGTGAAAATCAAGCAGTTGATTTGAATCAATAGTTCACTTAAACATGaacctcaggttgttccaaacccatatttgTTTTAAGCTCTAAACAAAGATGGAGAAGCGTCTTAGAAGTACAACAGAGGTAGTCAACATAGCTTATAAAGCTTTAGTGCAAATCCTTTACTCACTGAGTTGAATCTGATCAGTCCAatgtgtgaatgaatcattcagaaaaGCTTTCAGAACCAGATCAGCTGATTCATGGACCTGGTTAAAAGTGGTTGAAAATCTTGAATATCGAATCGAATTGTTGACATGATAATCGTAATCGAATTGAATCATGAAACCGGTGCTGAttcacacccctaaatgcatcattcattcacgatccttcagaaatcattctaataaagaATAAtgaagaagcatttcttattattagaaattaaaaacagttgtgctgctgaatgttGTTGAGGTCACTCAGTGTAGTTTCTCAGGTTTctatgaacaaagttcaaaagaacagcagaagATCTTTAGAAACCTAAAGATCTTCTGTAAActtaaatgcctttactgtcacttttgaccgattcaatccatccttgctgaataaaactattaattttaaaaaatcttactgatctcaaacttaTGAATCGTCGTGTACTTATAGCGTCCATCGCTTAAGATGTGTGGCATCACTTTGACTGAAACTGTGGACGTTCATGCCAGTACATTCAGATGGATGTAATgcgatctctttctctctctctctcaggctgcCATCTTACAGCAGACGGCCGAATACATCTTTTCTCTGGAGCAGGAAAAGACGAGGCTGCTGCAACAGAACACCCAACTCAAACGCTACATACAGGTGAAGCCCCTCACAGAAATATAATGTCTTGGTTTTCAGTATAACAGATGAAACGTGACTGTTATGAGGACATTCCTGTCATCTCATGTTTCCCCCTCCTCCCATCAGAAGGAGTTCAGCGGCTCGTCCCCGAAGAGGAGGCGCGCCGAGGAGAAGGATGAAGGCATTGGATCTCCAGACATTCTGGAGGAGGAGAAGGTGGAGGATCTCCGGCGAGAGATGATCCAACTCCCACATGATGCTGGAAGAACAGGTATACCAGTGTCCGCTAAAATCACTACTTTAGCAACTGATATCATTTtagttcttaaatatatatacaaacaattgGCATTTATAATTGTTAAGTACAGGTCatttggaaacattacattttagtgtcttaaatatcttctgctcatcaagcctgcatttatttgatcaaacatacagaaaaaaaaaacagtaatattggcaaattattacagcttaaaataatagttttctataatgtatttaaaaaaaaatatttattcctgtgaaggctgaattttcagcatattactccagccttcagtgtcacatgtatccagtctatcacatgatcatttagaaatcattatgtGTTGGATTCTGCTGTCTATATATTTGAgagaaaaggttaaaaagaactgcatttattcaaaaaaaaaaaattacagatatattctaataatatatatactatcactttttaaaaaaaaagtattgattttatttattttttattagtgaccagtagtgtatattgttatgacaaaatatttatattttaaaaacatagcttctttttttttttactttttattcatcaaagtatcctaaaaaagtgtcacatattctgaaaaaaaatataagcagcagaactgtttccaactatAATGAatcatatattagaatatataaagGATCATGTATATATCCTAAAAATTCagatataaatgatatttaaagtatataaatttaaaacaattattttaaattgtataatatatcacaatattacattttttttttctgcaaatcttacagaagaaacttctttcaaaaaacatttcaaactattAGTGTATATACAAAactgatttaataatttataataacaatatatatcaaaaaaatataaataaaaatataaattaaaaaaaaaatatatatatataaattggtcAGGGGATTTCCAAAggcctaaattaattaattgtaaactCCCTTTTAAGTTTAATTTGTACCACATTACAGAGAGAGTTCTcagtcataattattatttttttttgacaaattttgcAAATCTTCAGTAGAACTGTTTGATCTGTCGCTCGCAGTTTAGCTTGACTAAATCTCGCATATCTGTATTCATCATGGCCTAGTGCTGAGTTGTCATCTGTGAAATCCGTTATCAAACTTTTCTTTTGCTGCATCCGTTTGCTTGCTAAAATTAGCTCGCTTTAGTCTTTGCATATTTAATGAGAAATCACAGAAGGTGCACAGCTCCCCTGAGAGCTTGAATCGTTTCTGAACATCACACTTGAAGTGCAAATTACTTCCCAATCTCTGCTGCTATCCATGAAATGTGCTAGAGAAACTTCctcgggcaaaaaaaaaaagtaggcctgTTAAGAGGAAACACTCTCTTCTGGATGTGTATTGACCTCTGTTTCTTTGTGTTTCTGATAGATCCGCTCGTTGGATGCCCACTTGTACCCAGAGCAGCTAAAGGTGATCGCTCAGCAGGTCCAGGAGCAGCACGTGCAGACGCAAACCCTGCTTCGTCTTCAACAGCAGCAGCAAGAACAGCTGGGAAAAGAGACCAACACACCTGCTCGCAGCCCACTGGTCAGATAGACTCTCGGTTTTTATTGATATACTAACAGTGAAAGATATACTATTCGTGACTGAAATACTTGATCATAAAAGGGTGGTTCTGCAgtgcagtttgtaagtgtttatCTGATGTTTTGATCCACTAGAGGGCATTAGAAGAGTTAAGACTTCTATAATGTGACAGATTTCTGAGTGACATAATTTTCAGATAATAGTGTAGGGTGGGACTTCATGTAGCCTATGtaatatagttttgtattgtttttatgtgaagaaacattattcatttaatacattttgataaaGGATTACAAACAACTGTTATTACTATTATGCTATTataaacatttggggtcagtgtgatttaaaaaaaaaatatatatatatatatatataaaatatatattaatttttatttagcaagggcacattaaattggccaaaagtgacagtaaatacatttataatgtctcTTTAATTTATTGTAACCCTCCGTCCTGCTGTGTTCTTCAGGTGTTTTCTCCTGCTACGCCGCCTGCGCCCACTCATCACGCCACAGTAATTGTTCCCGCCCCTGCGCCGCCGCCCCCTCCCCATCATGTCACTGTGGTAACCATGGGCCCCACCTCCGTGATCAACACAGCATCAACATCACGACAGAACTTGGACACCATTGTGCAGGTAAAACACATTAATTCCCTACTCAATAAGATTTTAACCACCAGATTCCCATTGTAGAGACTGAGTGGCTTAGTGgctatgtatgtatgttatgtatgtatgattATATATAACCACcagattatatatattgtatgtatatatgagactgagtatatgtatgtatgtatgatatatatatgtatgtatgtatgtatatgtatgtatgtatgtatgtatgtgctatgtatgtatgttatgtatgtatgtatgttagttagttagttagttagttaaaggtgtagttcacccaaaaataaattactCCATGATTTCCTCACCAACAAACCACCCAAATTACTCCATGATttcctcaccctcaagccatcctaggtgtatatgattttcttcttttagacgaatACAGAATTGTAAGAAATGTCCTTGCTCTtcaaagctttataatggcagtgaatggttgTTTATAGTCAATAGTCTAATAAattgcatccatccatcataaaaagtactccacatggctccggggggttaataaagacCTCCTGAAGTTAATCgatgtgtttttgaaataaaaatatccatatttaaaactttataaactcaTCTCTAGCGTCCGCTAACTGTTGTAAGAGGGTTCGCAAGAGAGTGGCATTCAGTGGATGACGTAGGACGAAGGTGTAGCGTAAGCTCTGATAAGAAGTGACGAACGCGGAAGCGCAGAggagaaaggaaaacaaaacactgctcacgaattagaagtacaaaatgaggttttgtaaataaaaatgtcgGAAGGATTCGatactggttttcctttgctgttaacaaaacttggttctcgtgAGACTAGCATACTCTCACCAGAGTTTCCGCTTTGTTTACATAATTCGCCAAAACACCACTCTCTTGTGAACAGGCGTacgacagttagtggaagctagagattatggatTATAAAGTACTTTCTATGATGGATGGACGCACTTTATTGGACTATTGAATCTCAAGAGCCATTCACATACTTTTAAAACTCTGATTGTATtcctctgaaagaagaaagtcatatacaccttggatggcttgagggtgagtaaatcgtggtaactttcatttttgggtgaactatcactttaagtgcATCTTCACACTTGAGGTTTTCGTATATGGACACTAGGGAACTGCACCTGAAGTCATagattaaaaagtgaaaatatcttgagcccACAAACCTTAAGGCATTAACCGAAAACCCATTCATAATAACACATGTAACACATGTTGGGGGTGCACAGTTCcctagtgtattttttttttttcttttttcactttcaccatTGACATCAGAATGATGAAACTAGAACTGATAAAATGCTCATTTCTGGGTTTTGGCCAACAAAAATGTCATCCCTGCAGAACTTACAAAATCTTGAATCACCCTATGTAGCTCCACGCCTCAACTTGTCTGTTGTTGGACTAGATCCATTGTAGCAACTGAACCAAATGTAAAACCAGTTGTTTTGGATAATAAAGTGAATAATTTGGATGTTTAACAAGTCAACTGACAGTTTCTTCCTGTTTTCCCACAGGCCATCCAGCACATCGAAGGCACGCAGGACAGGATGGTCTTGCCTGAGGAGGAAAAGCGCCGGGCGGTCATCGTCACCCCGGGCCGTGTCCTCACAGACACCGGTGACTCAGACACCGCCTCTGACAACGAAGGATCTGAGGACTGTTAACTGC
Protein-coding regions in this window:
- the tfap4 gene encoding LOW QUALITY PROTEIN: transcription factor AP-4 (The sequence of the model RefSeq protein was modified relative to this genomic sequence to represent the inferred CDS: inserted 2 bases in 1 codon), which encodes MEYFMVPAQKVPSLQHFRKTEKEVIGGLCSLANIPLTPETARDQERRIRREIANSNERRRMQSINAGFQSLKTLIPHSDGEKLSKAAILQQTAEYIFSLEQEKTRLLQQNTQLKRYIQEFSGSSPKRRRAEEKDEGIGSPDILEEEKVEDLRREMIQLXHMMLEEQIRSLDAHLYPEQLKVIAQQVQEQHVQTQTLLRLQQQQQEQLGKETNTPARSPLVFSPATPPAPTHHATVIVPAPAPPPPPHHVTVVTMGPTSVINTASTSRQNLDTIVQAIQHIEGTQDRMVLPEEEKRRAVIVTPGRVLTDTGDSDTASDNEGSEDC